The Pyrenophora tritici-repentis strain M4 chromosome 3, whole genome shotgun sequence genome has a window encoding:
- a CDS encoding UV radiation resistance-associated protein produces MAGEQSQAAGQPESRPPRERPWLLPYNRKLRHLQGITLRNLTLTPNPPKSRGKTIDDEAIPSTLKSPTKALAQRDTRGLAHSRSSSHLNTTDDNVRRSNGGAREPGTTDKAPRPGYGTGPRRRSTLEWANSSPLTRQKKLQDMTAGRMADTFFSLHIEGHDDPVYISEVAEKAMNPNFKFFDLASCGPGVTRLDKLTVKVWAKTETMQDWQYLIDYTVQFRSLQFIGKTLGGFRHPLPQNCILFHMADGIYTSFTDLPVEERTRPELLAPPKENPDGRVLTSSSYDALMRLSTLDDCIQDALTTRDRIADEIESILAANKEDLCTVESVAETEESLRTVQAAVTAEKRRVVATRRKRDELQASIQHRQDLMRLGRLQQSEIDAKLPEERAKCTDTKQLLEKTAEDITGQRRRVCEDILRIFPIEPVPGKALAFTIRGLLLPNSVFDDAKEEVTSAALGYVAQIVNLLSLYLSVILPYPLSVHGSTSTIDDPLAVTQNNQNHQRTYPLYMKNVVRYRFEYGVFLLNKDVEILSNSLGLRPVDIRHTLPNLKYLLYVATAGKGELPARKAGGIRGLLRQDGVLSRTGSMDSTITASSIGTPTTELKRSLEIAGKKIEHTKPNGSRLRP; encoded by the exons ATGGCTGGCGAGCAGTCGCAGGCAGCCGGGCAGCCCGAGTCTCGTCCCCCGCGCGAGCGTCCGTGGCTGCTGCCTTAT AATCGCAAACTGAGACATCTCCAAGGCATCACTCTCCGCAATCTAACCCTTACGCCAAACCCGCCCAAATCGCGCGGCAAGACCATTGACGATGAAGCCATTCCGAGCACACTCAAGTCGCCAACAAAGGCACTTGCGCAGCGAGATACCAGGGGATTGGCGCATTCGCGCTCATCCAGCCATCTCAACACTACCGACGACAACGTGCGCCGCAGCAATGGGGGCGCACGCGAGCCAGGAACCACCGACAAGGCACCTCGACCCGGGTATGGAACGGGCCCGAGGAGGCGATCCACGCTGGAATGGGCCAATTCGAGCCCATTGACCCGCCAGAAGAAGTTGCAAGACATGACGGCAGGGCGCATGGCCGACACCTTCTTTTCCCTGCACATCGAGGGCCATGACGACCCGGTATACATCTCCGAGGTCGCAGAGAAGGCCATGAACCCCAACTTCAAGTTCTTTGATCTTGCCTCGTGTGGACCTGGTGTCACGCGACTGGATAAGCTCACAGTCAAGGTGTGGGCCAAGACGGAGACGATGCAGGACTGGCAGTACCTTATCGACTACACGGTGCAGTTCAGGTCTCTGCAGTTCATCGGAAAGACACTTGGAGGATTCAGACACCCCCTTCCCCAGAACTGCATACTCTTCCACATGGCGGATGGAATCTACACCAGCTTTACGGATCTGCCCGTCGAGGAGCGAACACGGCCCGAGCTTCTCGCTCCGCCAAAGGAAAATCCGGATGGTCGGGTTCTTACCTCGTCTTCGTACGACGCTCTCATGCGATTGTCCACGCTAGACGACTGCATACAGGACGCTTTGACCACGCGGGATCGTATTGCGGACGAAATAGAAAGCATACTCGCCGCGAACAAGGAAGACCTCTGCACCGTCGAGTCAGTAGCCGAAACCGAAGAGAGTCTGCGCACAGTGCAGGCTGCGGTGACGGCCGAGAAGCGCCGGGTCGTGGCGACGCGGAGGAAACGAGACGAGCTACAAGCGAGCATACAGCATCGCCAAGACCTGATGAGATTGGGGCGCCTCCAGCAGTCGGAAATTGATGCCAAGCTCCCCGAGGAACGAGCCAAGTGCACTGACACCAAGCAGCTCCTGGAGAAGACAGCCGAGGACATCACCGGCCAGAGGCGGAGGGTTTGTGAAGATATCCTGCGGATCTTTCCCATCGAGCCAGTACCGGGAAAAGCATTGGCTTTTACGATTCGAGGCCTCTTGTTGCCCAATTCCGTCTTCGACGATGCCAAAGAAGAAGTGACCTCAGCAGCACTAGGTTACGTGGCGCAAATTGTGAATTTGCTGTCCCTGTACCTCTCCGTCATACTGCCGTATCCACTCTCCGTACACGGTTCGACATCGACTATTGACGACCCCTTGGCCGTTACACAGAACAACCAAAATCACCAACGCACATACCCCTTGTACATGAAAAATGTTGTTCGCTACCGTTTCGAGTATGGCGTTTTCCTTTTGAACAAGGACGTTGAGATTCTTTCTAATTCTCTTGGGTTGAGGCCGGTCGACATCCGTCATACTTTGCCAAATCTCAAGTACCTGCTGTACGTCGCTACTGCTGGCAAAGGCGAGCTACCAGCACGAAAAGCGGGCGGTATTAGGGGTTTACTACGACAGGATGGTGTTCTCTCTAGGACAGGGAGCATGGACAGTACAATTACTGCGAGCAGTATTGGCACCCCGACTACGGAACTCAAAAGAAGTCTGGAAATTGCTGGGAAGAAGATTGAACACACCAAACCCAATG GCAGTCGGCTTCGACCGTAA
- a CDS encoding DUF3729 multi-domain protein, producing the protein MFARIASRVPITAAFAGKRVAPATFRYNSSSSASSAARVMEMAAQAERPSGAEVAVPVMWAVSGVLAYTAWNRMSERASGEYVEKLLIV; encoded by the exons ATGTTCGCCCGTATCGCCTCCCGTGTCCCCATCACCGCTGCCTTTGCCGGCAAGCGCGTTGCGCCCGCTACCTTCCGCTACAACTCCTCTAGCTCAGCGAGCAGTGCTGCCCGCGTCATGGAGATGGCCGCTCAGGCCGAGCGACCCA GTGGTGCTGAAGTCGCTGTCCCCGTCATGTGGGCCGTTTCCGGTGTCCTTGCCTACACCGCCTGGAACCGTATGAGCGAACGTGCCTCTGGCGAGTACGTTGAGAAGCTCCTCATCGTCTAA
- a CDS encoding Mhr1 domain containing protein, producing MPRSLARLRYKPPLKAVRFPNIVNRITPEFEQILERKVTAYVERQSNPKLLKLQTVVNEKARRQPTGKHVQSPFKPYTLRDVVDPKGTTKHGEIIYIFRNTKTNQIIYSLQELLDNHHLDQLPFIGKHSKPPVLRPDEWVPHCVVTFPTPAQGQNAFRKLREFRKLHELSWDKTNPEYRRLDRELRMKKIMNQRANTSADLAEVLRIQRSHGIIKTKEQEEQQKKATAFLDKRWEQIDALANAGLAKEKPGDNVKWLEGQIQSMARKLRMKHNQKEGDQKRLKAAKEGLETRLGKLKYALRKAEQFKQLQENLKKRAEPANDPGAEDQLEGLKTKAHVLQDLLDNPDPLRSKEALDTDRELLVQCQSDISTLELAFKAKTQYEARDHYIARSVLPKALRKDPAKPYTLEGVSVRWADIQDAVYASGRWPAEIEHEPLELNKARGETLLFRAEDYEIEKTNEG from the exons ATGCCTCGCTCCCTCGCCCGGCTCCGGTATAAGCCGCCACTAAAGGCCGTCAGGTTTCCCAATATTGTAAATCGCATTACCCCGGAATTCGAACAAATATTAGAACGCAAGGTTACGGCCTATGTCGAGCGCCAATCGAACCCCAAACTCCTCAAATTGCAGACGGTTGTAAACGAAAAAGCAAGGCGACAGCCCACGGGAAAGCATGTGCAGTCACCCTTCAAGCCCTACACGCTGCGGGATGTGGTAGACCCCAAGGGCACAACCAAGCACGGCGAAATCATCTATATTTTCCGCAACACCAAGACGAATCAGATCATCTACTCGCTGCAGGAATTGCTTGAT AACCATCATTTGGACCAACTTCCCTTTATCGGCAAACACTCAAAACCGCCCGTCCTTCGCCCCGACGAATGGGTCCCGCACTGTGTCGTCACCTTTCCCACCCCCGCCCAAGGCCAAAATGCGTTCCGAAAACTGCGCGAGTTCCGAAAACTACATGAGCTGTCCTGGGACAAGACCAACCCTGAATACAGACGGCTGGATCGCGAGCTGAGGATGAAGAAGATTATGAACCAGCGTGCCAATACGAGCGCCGACCTGGCCGAGGTTCTGCGCATCCAGCGTTCCCATGGAATCATAAAGACAAAGGAGCAGGAGGAGCAACAGAAAAAGGCGACTGCCTTTCTAGACAAGCGATGGGAGCAGATTGACGCCCTCGCCAACGCCGGTTTGGCCAAGGAAAAGCCTGGAGACAATGTCAAGTGGCTCGAGGGTCAAATACAGTCCATGGCTCGAAAACTGAGAATGAAGCACAACCAGAAAGAGGGTGATCAAAAGAGACTCAAGGCCGCCAAAGAGGGCCTAGAAACTCGTCTGGGGAAACTAAAGTACGCATTACGAAAGGCGGAGCAGTTCAAGCAACTACAGGAAAACCTGAAAAAGAGGGCGGAACCTGCGAACGACCCTGGCGCTGAGGACCAGCTAGAGGGGTTGAAGACCAAGGCCCACGTCCTACAGGACTTACTTGACAACCCTGACCCTCTCCGTTCCAAGGAAGCCCTCGATACCGACCGTGAACTCCTCGTCCAATGCCAAAGCGACATCTCCACCCTTGAACTCGCATTCAAAGCAAAAACCCAATATGAAGCTCGCGACCACTACATCGCCCGCTCCGTCCTCCCCAAAGCTCTCCGCAAAGACCCCGCAAAGCCCTACACCCTGGAAGGCGTCTCCGTCCGCTGGGCCGACatccaagacgccgtctacGCCTCAGGTCGATGGCCCGCGGAAATCGAGCACGAACCTCTGGAGCTCAACAAGGCGCGCGGTGAGACTTTGCTCTTCCGCGCTGAAGATTACGAGATTGAGAAGACCAATGAG GGCTGA
- a CDS encoding LAG1, Protein transporter TRAM yields MTEPFPSLNGTAATPHGLAVTNEARSGRRRKSSALGHNVPGDGNVPAFATHRSGTPPMNSPISPVNMDFKSEKTMRRSKRRTTRRYLSRAKRMCIRHTWLLPLVLALTIVSLYLIYPYPSNPLSACLFLSYPLARDDPLIPAHVREDPNAPVHYGKGGRDFAFVGFYIIVLSFTREFCMQRLIRPIAIHFGIKNRDKQSRFMEQAYTALYFGIYGPFGIWIMSKTPVWYFNTIGMYENFPHRTHEAVVKAYYLLQASYWAQQAIVLLLMLEKPRKDFKELVAHHVITVSLIWLSYRFHFTYMGIAVYITHDISDFFLATSKCLNYIDSPIVGPYFFVFMCIWGYTRHYINLKIIYSILTTFKTVGPFELNWETQQYKCWISQYITFALLASLQAVNLFWWFFICRIAYRFIIYKDADDDRSEYAPTDEEVEEKEALLKEDVDVEIEKIENAPSTPANGTTGAQQFDSIGSRLKQRKSEKQ; encoded by the exons ATGACGGAGCCATTTCCTTCCCTTAACGGTACAGCCGCAACGCCACATGGCCTCGCGGTCACAAATGAAGCACGAAGCGGCAGGAGGAGAAAATCAAGTGCGCTGGGCCACAATGTACCCGGCGATGGCAACGTGCCTGCCTTTGCGACACACCGGTCGGGCACCCCACCCATGAACAGCCCCATTAGTCCAGTAAATATGGATTTT AAATCAGAGAAAACTATGCGCCGTTCAAAACGGAGAACAACACGCCGCTACCTTTCCAGAGCCAAGCGCATGTGCATACGACACACATGGCTGCTCCCACTCGTCCTGGCGCTTACCATCGTATCGCTCTATCTCATCTACCCTTACCCGTCGAATCCATTGTCCGCCTGCCTTTTTCTCTCGTATCCACTCGCACGCGACGATCCCCTCATCCCAGCCCACGTACGCGAAGACCCTAATGCGCCGGTACACTATGGAAAAGGCGGTCGTGACTTTGCCTTTGTCGGCTTCTATATCATTGTCTTGAGTTTCACCCGCGAATTCTGCATGCAGCGACTCATCCGGCCAATTGCTATACATTTCGGCATCAAGAACCGCGACAAGCAGTCCCGCTTTATGGAACAGGCCTACACCGCGCTCTACTTTGGCATCTACGGTCCCTTTGGTATCTGGATCATGTCTAAAACGCCCGTCTGGTACTTCAACACCATTGGCATGTACGAAAACTTCCCGCACCGAACCCACGAGGCTGTTGTCAAGGCCTACTACCTTTTGCAAGCGAGTTACTGGGCTCAGCAGGCCATTGTCCTATTGCTCATGTTGGAGAAGCCGAGGAAGGATTTCAAAGAGCTGGTTGCGCATCACGTCATTACTGTCAGCTTGATCTGGTTGAGCTACAGGTTTCACTTTACCTACATGGGTATCGCGGTTTATATTACCCATGATATTTCGGATTTCTTCTTGGCT ACATCCAAGTGCCTGAACTACATCGATTCGCCCATCGTTGGACCCTACTTCTTCGTTTTCATGTGCATCTGGGGCTACACGCGCCACTACATCAACCTCAAGATCATTTACTCCATTCTAACTACCTTCAAAACCGTCGGGCCCTTTGAGCTCAACTGGGAAACTCAACAATACAAGTGCTGGATCAGTCAGTACATCACATTTGCTTTACTAGCATCCCTGCAGGCCGTCAACCTCTTCTGGTGGTTCTTCATCTGCAGGATCGCGTATCGATTCATCATCTACAAGGACGCAGACGACGACCGCAGCGAGTACGCACCAACAGACGAAGAGGTCGAGGAGAAGGAAGCGCTACTAAAAGAGGATGTTGATGTCGAAATCGAGAAGATCGAAAATGCGCCAAGCACCCCAGCGAACGGGACGACAGGCGCCCAGCAATTCGACAGCATCGGCTCACGGCTGAAGCAACGAAAGAGCGAGAAGCAATAA
- a CDS encoding glutathione-dependent formaldehyde-activating enzyme: MSIKSKPFPAITGSCICTTIRYRLLTSPLYCYACHCPDCQKLTGSAFGLFLSIERYNLQIISPTAPVFVKRAKKPPSIDITAECPKCSVQLWSHGGLGEAVLEVRVGTLDFPALMQPDVHIFVGSKVGWVGLPKGTKVEVGAHDFREVWPKSSLERLEVCMRRFEESKKKREVAGGGAVPEVAEEVVDDGAGGDGEKTPTAGEFGGEDDEEFERRVRETERALQERLEKLSLKLEEGDGREKKEENSVESAGTNA; encoded by the coding sequence ATGTCCATAAAAAGCAAACCCTTCCCCGCAATAACCGGTAGCTGCATCTGCACCACAATCCGCTACCGCCTCCTAACCTCCCCCCTCTACTGCTACGCCTGCCACTGCCCCGACTGCCAAAAGCTTACCGGCAGCGCCTTCGGTCTATTCCTAAGTATAGAACGCTACAATCTGCAAATCATCTCCCCCACAGCCCCTGTCTTCGTCAAACGCGCAAAGAAACCCCCGTCCATAGATATCACAGCCGAGTGTCCCAAATGCTCGGTGCAGCTGTGGTCACATGGGGGGTTGGGAGAGGCGGTACTGGAGGTGAGAGTCGGAACGCTGGATTTCCCAGCGCTGATGCAACCTGATGTGCATATTTTTGTGGGGAGTAAAGTTGGGTGGGTGGGGTTGCCGAAGGGGACGAAGGTGGAGGTGGGAGCGCATGATTTTAGGGAGGTGTGGCCGAAGAGTAGTTTGGAGAGGTTGGAAGTTTGTATGAGGAGGTTTGAGGAATCtaagaagaagagggaggTGGCTGGGGGTGGTGCGGTACCGGAAGTTGCTGAGGAGGTTGTGGATGATGGGGCTGGTGGGGACGGCGAGAAGACACCGACGGCTGGAGAATTTGGGGGCGAGGATGATGAGGAGTTTGAGAGGAGGGTTAGGGAGACCGAGAGGGCGTTGCAGGAGAGGTTGGAGAAGCTGAGTTTGAAATTGGAAGAGGGGGATGGTAGAGAGAAGAAAGAGGAGAATAGTGTTGAATCGGCTGGTACGAATGCCTGA
- a CDS encoding Dimer-Tnp-hAT domain containing protein translates to MSTPSNSGLRRLVECDKRNSPLPSLSNAPTVGDTASEAQADEPLARVPYLERRQVERNSRGGPKSWIYRHGWAVWHRKYKKNYWLCRYCHQRRKQEACYEADSTTNAGRHLSSNKPGHSHGPNGPVPIASREGNIMGALAKSQVYIMRSKGIEVSQEVANEIAASFSTSRFQDALKDWVVADNQSLRVIETPQFRAMIAAVSPLAEALLWPVANYLREARSLIHVSFDNWTSTGGQYAFTGLCVHYLNSEGKLVDHLLGLPELHGAHTGNNIAAAATTILRLFGVDNARVGYFVLDNASNNDTAVESLAEEFGFIASERRLRCCCHILNLSAQLVIWGKDRSAYENEAAHLEEEEKYMDEWRKYGPVGVLFDVIASICTPQTRQLLERLQCEEAESLGVTPHIRQLVKPVKTRWNSYFNTFVRAAELHGPIDGYIECKLEEHSAATATSRRRKNREQLPAAQPRLYIREGGLSGKDWATITEYIRLLEPFAEATRLLEGRGRHGRHGAIWEVLVTFEWLLDQLEALKDRLKDVNYEDLDAPEDHLITNVNLAHCKLAEYYAKFDNAPVYYTATILHPHYKHHLSALWKVPDTHVTARDGVHYRDGWLDNNHRAFLRMWQGRKDSAATSAHTVTPPRKKPRLGISTSRSAFLQSSIEQSTRQLEASLAEDEYEIWKRQPALAEEDWLSLNPLLYWESVAGQFPILSKFAIDVLTIPAAAADCERTFSELGDMLGTRRLHMKPELISALQSLKSWKRLGIQPTTTSASGLARTLSEEEISKVQEHLSQFDVR, encoded by the exons atgtctactccctctaattcaggccttcgccgccttgtagaatgcgacaagcgcaattctcctctaccatcgctatcaaacgcgcctactgttggcgatactgcgagcgaggcccaggctgatgagcccttggca cgtgtgccgtatcttgagcggcgccaggttgagcgtaatagtcgcggtgggccaaaaagctggatctaccgccacggctgggccgtctggcaccgcaagtacaagaaaaactactggctttgccggtactgccatcaacgacggaagcaggaggcttgctacgaggctgacagcactacaaacgccggccgacacctctcaagcaacaagcctggacactcacacggacctaacggacctgtaccaattgctagccgggagggcaatattatgggcgcgctcgcaaagtcccaagtatatattatgaggtctaaagggatagaagtatcgcaagaggtagcaaacgagatagcagcaagcttttcaacctctcgatttcaggacgcgctgaaggactgggtagtcgcggacaaccagagccttcgcgtaatagaaacgccgcagtttcgagccatgattgcggccgtgagcccgctagccgaagctctcctttggc ctgttgccaactaccttcgcgaagcccggtcgcttatacacgtgtcattcgacaactggacttcaactggtgggcagtatgcttttactggcctctgcgtacattaccttaacagcgagggcaagctagttgaccacctgcttgggttgcctgagctacacggggcgcacactggcaataatattgccgctgcagcaacaacaatacttcggctatttggcgttgacaacgcgagggttgggtactttgtgcttgacaacgcaagtaacaatgatactgcagttgagtccttagcagaggagtttggctttatcgcaagcgagcggcggctgcggtgctgctgccatatactcaacctaagcgcacaattagtaatttggggcaaagaccgtagcgcgtacgagaatgaagccgcacaccttgaggaagaggagaagtacatggatgagtggcgcaaatacggtcctgttggcgtcctctttgacgtgattgcgtctatctgtacgcctcaaactcgacaactactagagcgcctacagtgcgaggaggcagagtctctaggtgttacaccccacatccggcagcttgtgaagcctgttaagacacgctggaatagctatttcaacacgtttgtccgtgcagctgagctacacggccctatcgatggctatattgagtgtaaacttgaggagcatagtgctgcaacagcaacctcacgacgccggaagaatcgtgagcagctccctgctgcccagccacggttatatatacgcgaagggggtctaagcggcaaggactgggcgacaataacagaatacattcgactccttgagccatttgccgaagctacacggctacttgaaggtcgcggccgacacggccgacacggcgctatatgggaagttctagtaacgtttgagtggcttcttgaccagcttgaggctctcaaagaccgccttaaggatgtaaattacgaagatctagatgcgcctgaagatcatcttattacaaacgttaaccttgcgcattgtaagcttgctgagtactacgcaaaattcgataacgcgcctgtctactacactgctacaatactacacccgcactacaaacaccacctctcagcgctctggaaggtgcctgacacccatgtcactgcccgtgacggtgtccactatcgcgacggctggcttgacaataaccaccgggcattcctgcgtatgtggcaggggcggaaggactctgcagccacttcagctcacactgtaacgccgccgcgtaagaagccccggctagggatttcaacgtcgcgatcagcttttctacagtcgtcaattgagcaaagcacacggcagttagaggcaagccttgctgaggatgagtatgagatatggaagcggcaaccagcgttagctgaggaggattggctgtctcttaatccgcttctatactgggagtcagttgctgggcagttccctatactctcaaagttcgctattgacgtcctaacaataccagcagcagcggcagactgtgagcggactttcagcgagcttggcgacatgttaggcacccggagactccatatgaagccagagcttatttcagctttgcagagcttgaagagctggaagaggcttggtatacagccaacaactacttcagcttctgggctagcgcgcacactatcagaggaagaaatctcaaaagtacaggagcatttatctcagttcgacgtcaggtaa
- a CDS encoding DUF3328 domain containing protein → MGTDPSTVAKLKDDVWGLGDDANYYNLSMARVHTVKQREIHLNHCIDILLQGIQCNANLDLIPLHWVETQEYPFPDMSINKKCVNFDGLTEWRKANTVDMDKYVKVMKMPEVNKPGVKELPAADQYYEYWGFDNPNHKPEAEGGHGLPMDVDSNL, encoded by the exons ATGGGTACCGATCCTTCTACAGTGGCCAAGCTAAAAGACGATGTATGGGGCTTAGGAGACGACGC CAACTACTACAATCTCAGCATGGCGCGGGTGCACACAGTCAAGCAGCGCGAGATTCACCTCAACCATTGTATCGACATCCTACTCCAGGGGATTCAGTGCAATGCGAACCTGGATCTCATTCCGCTGCACTGGGTGGAGACACAGGAGTATCCGTTCCCGGATATGTCGATCAACAAGAAGTGTGTCAACTTTGACGGGCTGACAGAGTGGCGGAAGGCGAATACTGTTGATATGGATAAGTACGTGAAGGTTATGAAGATGCCAGAAGTGAATAAGCCGGGGGTCAAGGAGCTTCCTGCTGCAGATCAGTACTATGAGTATTGGGGATTTGACAATCCGAACCATAAACCCGAAGCTGAGGGAGGACACGGGTTGCCGATGGATGTCGACTCGAACTTGTAG
- a CDS encoding SufI, putative multicopper oxidase has translation MLLLGVIGVAAFAGYASASPFSASPFPSNLKPRAACSGNTATTRSQWCDFSVSDDPSVKIPDTGVTREFWLELTDVTVSPDGVSRSAMAVNGSIPGPTLIVDWGDQVIVHVTNKLTTSNNGTSIHFHGLWQQGTNENDGVSSITQCPTAPGESMTYKWRATQHGSTWYHSHFALQAWQGIFGGIVINGPATADYDEDLGMLFLNDWDHQTVDELYLQAQQVGPPELDNGLINGTNTYEGGGSRYKTTFTAGKTYRIRLVNAAVDTHFKFMIDNHTMSVIGSDLVPIKPYDANVVSIGMGQRYDVIFTANQQALADKFWMRAIPQSACSENGNRDDIRGIVYYDTESAGEPTTSAFDFEDNCNDETKNIVPFNPKTVGANPSLTANEPVNVAFNSDNLYRWTLNSTSMVVQWDDPTLMQIMSGNKSFEQSNAVVQLPTADEWAYVVISTTIPVPHPIHLHGHDFFVVAQGSGAYTDDVVLNLDNPSRRDTAMLPASGFMVMAFQADNPGAWLMHCHIGWHTSEGFAMQFIERIDEIAAITNKDALESGCNAWTGHSEKFEIEQDDSGV, from the exons ATGCTTCTCCTCGGAGTCATTGGCGTTGCAGCCTTTGCTGGCTATGCATCTGCCTCTCCTTTCTCCGCCTCTCCCTTCCCATCAAACTTGAAGCCAAGAGCAGCCTGCAGTGGAAACACCGCGACTACTCGCTCACAATGGTGTGACTTCTCCGTCTCTGACGATCCGTCCGTCAAGATTCCTGACACTGGAGTCACCCGCGAGTTCTGGCTCGAACTCACAGATGTAACCGTCTCGCCAGATGGTGTATCTCGATCGGCCATGGCCGTCAACGGATCAATTCCTGGGCCAACTCTGATTGTGGATTGGGGAGATCAAGTCATTGTTCATGTCACCAACAAGCTTACTACATCCAACAATGGCACAAGCATCCATTTCCACGGACTCTGGCAACAGGGTACCAACGAGAATGATGGTGTGAGTTCCATCACTCAGTGCCCAACTGCACCCGGAGAGTCGATGACCTACAAGTGGAGAGCGACTCAGCATGGCTCTACTTGGTACCACTCCCACTTTGCCCTGCAAGCTTGGCAGGGTATCTTTGGTGGCATTGTCATCAACGGTCCTGCAACGGCAGACTACGACGAGGACCTCGGCATGCTTTTCCTCAACGACTGGGATCATCAG ACGGTTGATGAGCTCTACCTCCAAGCCCAGCAAGTCGGTCCACCAGAACTTGACAATGGTCTCATCAACGGCACAAACACATACGAGGGTGGCGGATCTCGCTACAAGACTACCTTCACTGCCGGAAAGACCTACCGTATTCGTCTCGTGAACGCTGCCGTCGACACCCACTTCAAGTTCATGATTGACAACCACACCATGAGCGTCATCGGCTCCGACCTCGTCCCAATCAAACCTTACGACGCAAACGTCGTCAGCATCGGCATGGGCCAGCGCTACGACGTCATCTTCACCGCAAACCAGCAAGCACTCGCCGACAAATTCTGGATGCGAGCAATCCCGCAATCCGCATGTTCCGAGAACGGCAACCGAGACGACATCCGCGGCATAGTCTACTACGACACCGAATCAGCTGGCGAGCCAACAACCTCAGCCTTTGACTTCGAAGACAACTGCAATGACGAAACTAAGAACATTGTCCCCTTCAACCCCAAGACCGTCGGCGCAAACCCCTCGCTCACTGCCAACGAGCCCGTCAACGTAGCTTTCAACTCGGATAATCTCTACCGCTGGACCCTCAACAGCACCAGCATGGTTGTGCAATGGGATGACCCCACGCTCATGCAGATCATGTCCGGCAACAAGTCGTTTGAGCAGTCCAACGCTGTCGTCCAACTCCCTACCGCCGACGAATGGGCTTACGTAGTTATTTCAACTACAATCCCCGTGCCGCACCCCATCCATCTCCACGGCCACGACTTCTTCGTCGTAGCACAAGGCTCAGGCGCTTACACTGACGACGTCGTACTGAACCTCGATAACCCGTCTCGCCGTGACACCGCCATGTTGCCTGCCTCTGGCTTCATGGTCATGGCGTTCCAGGCGGATAACCCCGGTGCTTGGTTGATGCACTGCCATATCG GATGGCACACATCTGAAGGTTTCGCGATGCAGTTTATCGAGCGCATTGATGAGATCGCAGCGATTACGAATAAGGATGCGCTAGAGAGTGGATGCAATGCTTGGACGGGGCATAGTGAGAAGTTTGAGATTGAGCAGGATGATTCTGGTGTATAG